A DNA window from [Chlorobium] sp. 445 contains the following coding sequences:
- a CDS encoding phytoene dehydrogenase, translating to MYGLLRPAAFAQRNCTCLSNRERKLRALLCLHQKIYEATADNFIYNPFSLLRLFKTNPLQFFQIDAFSTVHQSNARFFSDKRMVQFLDRFPTYVGASPYLAPATLNVIPFVELAFGGFYVKGGMYRLAEAYQRLAEELGATLHFGQEVKRLVLHNNTATGIELQSGEHVYADAIVSNDDALHLYQDLLPNAKHLPKRLANLEASCSGFVLCLGIAKEHPQLWHHNIFFSSDYYNEFAEIFTHRVPPSEPTIYISISSKSDVGQAPKGKENWFVLVNAPYLSEAFDWEQQKTAYRHVVIERLKAVGFADIESYIEFEAMLTPLDLKQKFNAYRGSIYGVSSNSRSAAFLRPKNRSPFIKRLYLATGSAHPGGGTPMVTLSGKFAAELLMQDLQ from the coding sequence AGAAAGAAAACTTCGAGCGCTACTTTGCCTACATCAAAAAATTTATGAAGCAACAGCAGACAACTTTATCTACAATCCCTTCAGTCTCCTAAGACTCTTCAAGACAAACCCGCTCCAGTTTTTCCAAATTGATGCGTTTTCAACAGTACACCAGAGCAATGCAAGGTTTTTCAGCGACAAGCGCATGGTACAATTCCTCGACCGATTCCCAACCTATGTTGGCGCTTCACCCTACCTTGCACCTGCTACACTCAATGTGATCCCCTTTGTAGAACTTGCCTTCGGCGGATTTTATGTGAAAGGCGGAATGTACCGCTTGGCAGAAGCCTACCAACGCTTAGCAGAAGAGCTTGGAGCAACACTGCACTTCGGACAAGAGGTCAAGCGCCTTGTGCTGCACAATAACACCGCAACTGGCATTGAACTCCAAAGTGGCGAGCACGTCTATGCCGATGCCATTGTCTCAAACGATGATGCTCTGCATCTCTATCAAGACCTGCTACCAAATGCTAAGCATCTTCCAAAGCGTCTTGCAAATTTAGAAGCCTCATGCTCTGGCTTTGTCTTGTGTTTAGGTATCGCAAAAGAGCATCCGCAACTATGGCATCACAACATTTTTTTTAGTAGCGATTACTACAACGAATTTGCAGAGATTTTTACGCACCGTGTGCCCCCAAGCGAGCCGACCATTTATATCTCAATTTCTAGTAAAAGTGATGTCGGACAAGCGCCAAAAGGTAAGGAGAATTGGTTCGTGTTGGTCAATGCGCCCTACCTCTCTGAAGCCTTTGACTGGGAGCAGCAAAAAACAGCGTATCGCCATGTAGTTATTGAGCGATTAAAAGCGGTGGGTTTTGCTGACATTGAGTCCTACATTGAGTTTGAAGCTATGCTTACGCCGCTGGATTTGAAGCAGAAGTTCAATGCCTATCGAGGCTCAATTTATGGGGTCTCGTCTAACTCACGCAGCGCCGCATTTTTGCGTCCGAAGAATCGTTCGCCCTTCATTAAACGCCTTTACTTAGCCACAGGCAGTGCGCACCCTGGCGGCGGTACACCCATGGTTACGCTCTCAGGCAAATTTGCTGCCGAACTGCTGATGCAAGATTTGCAATAA